AAGGTTCTCACCTACCTGACCCTTCATACGAGAAGCCTTTGTATAATAATTTCTGAAAGGTTTCTCCAACACGCCATAGATGAACTTTGCCTTTTGCTTTTCACGAAGCTGAAGACCATACTCACTCATCTTACGGTTGGCTCTCTTTAATTCTCTGTTTGATTTCTTATCAATACCGATATACACAGGATCAAGCCCGAGCGATCTGCATCTTTTAAGAACGGGAACTCTATTAACTGCCACTTTTAGTACCTCCTATTAGACTCTTCTGCGTTTTGGTGGACGACATCCATTATGTGGAACAGGTGTTACATCCTTGATACTTGTTACTTCAATACCACATGCGGAAAGAGCACGGATCGCAGCCTCACGACCTGAACCTGGTCCCTTCACCATAACATCTACTGATTTTAAGCCATGTACTAAAGCTGCCTTTGCTGCAGTCTCAGCAGCCATTGAAGCTGCATATGGAGTAGATTTCTTTGAACCTCTAAATCCAAGACCACCAGCACTTGCCCAAGATAATGCATTACCCTGAGTATCAGTCAATGTAACAATTGTATTGTTGAATGATGACTGAATATGTGCCTGTCCACGTTCAACGTTTTTCTTTACGCGCTTTTTAGTCACCTTTTTGGTGGACGCTTTACTTGCCATTAAACTAACCTACTTTCTTCAAATGTTGATACGTTCCTGTTATTAAAACATGCAACGTGTTATTTCTTCTTGTTTGCTACTGTCTTTCTAGGTCCCTTACGAGTTCTAGCATTGGTCTTTGTCTTTTGACCACGAACAGGTAAGTTCTTTCTATGACGAATACCACGATAGCAACCGATTTCCTGAAGTCTCTTGATGTTCATTGCGATTTCTCTACGAAGATCACCCTCTACAACCTGAGTCTCAGCGATTACTGCTGCAATGTTCTTAACCTCGTCATCTGTAAGATCCTTTACTCTCGTGTTTGGATCTACACCAGCCTCAGAAAGAATACGATTAGAGCTTGTAAGACCAATACCATAAATATAGGTAAGTCCAATCTCTACACGTTTTTCTCTCGGTAAATCAACGCCTGCAATACGAGCCATTGTGTTGTCTTCCTCCTTGTATTATTTTACTTTTCTGAAAAGCAGTGGGATTATCCCTGTCTCTGCTTATGCTTTGGATTCTCACAGATTACTCTGATAGATCCTTTTCTCTTAATTACCTTGCACTTTTCGCACATAGGCTTAACTGAAGATCTGACCTTCATTGCAATTCTCCTTTCCTGGATACCAACAAAAAGTCGCTAGAATAGTATAGCACCAGGGCTTATAATATGCAAGCAAATCTTTGTTTTTATTTATCTCTCCAAATAATTCTTCCCTTAGAAAGATCATATGGTGATAACTCAATTGTCACTTTATCCCCTGGCAAAATGCGAATGTAATTCATTCTCAACTTGCCACTGATATGTGCAAGCACCTGATGACCATTCTCAAGCTCTACCTGAAACATGGCATTTGGCAATTTCTCTACTACTGTTCCTTCAATCTCTATTACGTCTGATTTAGACATTTAAAAACCCCCAAGTTTTAAGGAAATATTTCACTTCCTCGTCCCTGACTTCTCCAGAAAGTATTTTTTCCTTCAATGGATTGTCGTTTACCTGCTGCACTTGTATGTGCTTCTTATTTTTTTTCTTCGGAGCACTAACGCCCTTATGCTTGCCGTCGCAGACCCAGACGATGTCACCCTTTGCTTTCACAATTAAATATACACTATCTTTGTCATGTCCTGCAAGCGATTTTGCTACATTTCCAACTTCGCAGCTCACCATAACTTCCCCTTAAGATCTCAAAGAGAGAATTTCTGGCTCACCTTCTGTAATCAAGATGGTGTTCTCATAATGTGCTGAGAGAGAACCATCTTCTGTGACTACTGTCCAATCATCATCTAACCATGCAACTTCTGGGCGTCCAATATTAATCATTGGCTCAATCGCCAATGTCATTCCAGGCACCAATTTAATGCCCTTGTGGTTCATTCTGAAATTTGGCACCTCTGGATCTTCATGGAGATGTGTTCCAATTCCATGTCCAACCAAATCTCTGACTACCCCATAGCCTAAGCCCTGAGCATAGTCTCCAATCGCACCACAAATATCATTAAGATGATTGCCGGCCTTGGCATTTTTCAGTCCTTCGTAGAATGCGTTTCTGGTCACCTCAATCAATTTCTTTGCTTCATCTGAAACATTGCCAATTGCATGAGTTCTTGCGGCATCAGAATGATAACCTTTCCAGATCACGCCTGCGTCCAGGCTTACGATGTCACCATCTTGCAAATATCTCTTCTTTGATGGGATGCCATGCACAACCTCATCATTTACAGAGACACAAATCGATGCTGGATAGCCATTGTAATTGAGAAATGATGGAACACAACCAAAGGAGCGAATAATCTCATCTCCAAGCTTGTTGATTTCCCAAGTCGTCATTCCCTCATGCAATGCCTTTTCCAATTCTTCATGTGTCTTTGCAAGAAACACTCCTGCCTCTTTCATCAGTTCAATTTCTCTCTCCGACTTAACTGTTACTGCCATTTTATTCTCCCAATATATTTACAATATCAACAAAGACATCCTTTAAATCCTTTGTTCCGTCTACGCTATGTAAAATTCCCGCCTTGCTATAGTAGTCAATCAATGGCTGTGTCTGGGCGTGATAAACTTCCAATCTCTTTTTCACTGTTTCTGGCTTATCATCGTCACGAAGCACTAATTTAGCCCCACACACATCGCAGGTATCTTCCTTCTTTGGTGCATTGTACACAATATGATAGGTCGCACCACAGGATACACAAGCTCTTCTTCCACCCATACGCTGTACAATGTTGTCGTCTGGAACATCGACATCAATCGCATAGTCAATCTTTTCTCCTCTGCCACTGAGTGCCTGTGTCAAGCTATCTGCCTGTGGAATAGTTCTTGGAAATCCGTCAAGAACATATCCTTTTGTACAATCAGCCTCATCAATTCTGTCCATCAACATCCCAATGGTAATCTCATCTGGAACAAGGGCACCCTTGTCCATAAACTCCTTTGCCTTCTTTCCAAGCTCTGTACCGGCCTTAATATTGGCACGGAAAATATCCCCTGTTGAGATATGTGGTATACCATATTTCTCTGCAATTTTCTTCGCCTGAGTACCTTTTCCTGCACCCGGAGCGCCAAGCATTATAATCTTCATATAACCTCCAGACTAGCGTAGAATCATTTTTCTATATGTATGCCGATAGCTCCGGCAAAATTCTTCGCCTGAGCCCATCGTCATCTATTTAAATTAATCCATCAAAAATCCCTTGTAATTTCTTACAAGCATCTGAGACTCAATGGCCTTAATTGTCTCTAATACAACACCTACGATAATAATCAAGGATGTTCCTGTAAAGGATAACTTAGACACTGAGAATACACCAGAAATAATGATTGGGATAATTGCCACAACCAAAAGTCCTGCTGCTCCGATAAAGATGATATAATTTAAAATTTTATTCAGATAATCACTGGTTGGCTTTCCTGGGCGAACACCTGGGATAACACCACCCTGCTTTTTCATGTTATTTGCAACTTCAAGTGGATTGAATGTAATCGAAGTATAGAAGTATGCAAAAAGAACTACGAGTATCACATATACTAATGCACCAAGTGAATAGATATATCCGACTTCCTTATTGAACCAACTTGATGTGCTCAAAAGTCTCAATATCTTTCCAGCTGGTGTTGCGTAGTTGATATTGGCAAATTGTGCAATAACTACTGGGAACGACATCAACGAAGAAGCAAAAATAACGGGCATAACACCTGCTGTATTTATTTTCAGTGGAATATGTGAACTCTGTCCACCAACCACTCTTCTTCCCTGCATCTTACCAGAATATTGTACTGGAATTCTTCTCTCCGCATCCTGAAGAATAATTACGAAAACTGTCATTGCCAAAATACAAGCAAAAATAACAAGTCCCAAAACCACCTTCATTGCCATTGACTTACCGGAGAGAAACTTTGTATATAAAGTACCTAAATCCTGTGGGATGGAAGAAAGGATATTAAATAGGAGCACAATGGAAATACCATTGCCCACACCCTTATCTGTAATTCGTTCACCAATCCACATCAAAAAAGCACTTCCGGCTGTCATCGTGCATACTGCGACTATCACACTCTTTGGTCCATAGTGAATCAAAAGCCCCTGCTTTCCGAAACCAATGGACATCGCTACGGACTCAATGAGTCCGAGCGCCACCGTGACATATCTTGTATACGCCACAATCTTTTTTCTTCCGTCTTCTCCATCTCTTTGCATCTCTTCCAATGCTGGAACAGCAATGGTCAAAAGCTGAATGATAATGGAACTGGTGATATATGGCGTAATGCTCAAGGCGAGTACACTCATTTGTTCAAAGGAACCACCAGTCATCGCATTAAAGAATCCGAAAGCATCTCCACTCTGCTTTGCAAAAAATTCACGAAAATAATTTGTATTTACACCTGGGATTGGAAGACTGCTACCCAAACGAATAACCACCAACATTAAAAATGTAAATAGCAACTTTTGACGCAATTCTTTGATTTTAAACGCATTACGGAGTGTACTAAACATATTAGATCACCTCGCAAGTTCCGCCAGCAGCTTCGATCTTGCTCTTAGCTCCTTCACTTACAGCATTAACCTTTACAGTGAGCTTCTTTGTGAGCCCACCATTGCCAAGAATCTTTACGCCATCGCGCTCATGCTTAATCACACCAGCCTCAAGCAATGTTGCAACAGTAACCTCTGCACCATTCTCAAAGCACTCAAGAGCAGATACATTGATTGCAACAATGTCCTTTGTGTTGCGATTTGTAAATCCTCTCTTAGGAATACGTCTATACAAAGGCATCTGTCCACCTTCAAAACCTGGTCTTGGAGCTCCTGAACGAGCCTTCTGTCCCTTATGTCCCTTACCAGCTGTCTTACCATTTCCTGAACCATGTCCACGGCCACGTCTGAAGTTGTCGCTGTGCTTAGAACCCTCTGCAGGTCTTAAGTTAGATAAATCCATCACTACACCTCCTTCTCTATATTATACTTCTTCTACCTTTACAAGATGTCTTACATGCCAAACCATGCCCTTAACAGCATCATTGTTTGGAAGCTCAACTGTCTTGTTCAATTTCTTAAGTCCAAGAGCCTCAACGGTTGCTCTTTGCTTTGGAATAGCACCGATAGGGGACTTAACCAATGTGATCTTTAACTTATCTGCCATGATGTTTCCCTCCTATTATGCTAAAATCTCTTCAATAGACTTTCCACGAAGTCTTGCAACTTCCTCTGGAGTCTTGATACCTGTAAGTCCTGCAAGTGTAGCAAGTACTACATTTGTCTTGTTGTTTGATCCCAATGACTTTGTACGGATGTTTCTGATACCTGCAAGCTCCACAACGGCACGTGCTGGACCACCTGCGATGATACCAGTACCTTCAGGAGACTTCTTCATCAACACGCTTGCGCTGCCGAACTTTCCTGTTGTGTCGTGGAAAACACTTCCGTCCTCATTAATATTGATCTCTACAAGGTTCTTCATTGCTGCTTCCTTGCCCTTGCGAATAGCCTCTGGGACCTCGCCTGCCTTACCAAGGCCTGCACCCACATGGCCATTGCCATCGCCTACAACTACAAGAGCAGAAAACTTCATTGTGCGTCCACCTTTTACGGTCTTAGATACACGCTTAATAGCTACGACTCTGTCATTTAATTCCAATTTGCTTGGATCGATGATTGTGCGTTTCATGTATTTTTTCTCCTCCTCTTAGAATTGTAAGCCAGCTTCACGAGCAGCATCTGCAAGTGCCTGAATCTTACCCTGATAGAGGAATCCACCTCTGTCAAATACTACTGTGTTGATGCCCTTTTCAATTGCTCTCTTTGCAACCAATGTACCCACATAAGCGGCTGCCTCAACATTGTTTGTCTTCTCAATCTCTGCCTTTACAGCCTTCTCTGCTGTTGAAGCACTTACTAAAGTATTGCCAACTGTATCGTCAATAATCTGAGCGTACATATGGTTGTTACTTCTGAATACTGCCAAACGTGGTCTCTCAGCTGTTCCTGACAAACGATTGCGTAATCTCTCGTGCTTCTTTACACGAAGCTCGCTCTTAGACTGCTTGCTAACCATTATTCTACCCTCCTATTATTTCTTACCAGTCTTACCGACTTTGCGTCTGATTGTCTCAGTTGCATACTTAATTCCCTTGCCCTTATATGGCTCAGGTCTTCTCTTATCTCTGATCTCTGCAGCATACTGACCAACTCTTTCCTTGTCAATACCCTGAACCTTGATAATGTTCTGTCCATCAAGTACAGATGTGATTCCCTCTGGATCTACCATCTCCACTGGATGTGAGTAACCAAGAGAAAGAACAAGCTTGTTGCCCTGCTTTGCTGCTCTGTAACCAACACCATTTACCTCAAGAACCTTCTCATAACCAGCGGTTACACCAACGATCATGTTGTGGATCAATGTTCTTGTCAAACCGTGCAATGACTTATTTCTCTTTAAATCATTTGGTCTTGTAACTACAATCTCTTCACCTTCCTGCTTGATTGTCAACTCTGCAGGTAATGTTCTCTCAAGAGTTCCCTTAGGACCCTTTACAGTCACATGGTTATTTTCTGCAATCGTAACAGTAACGCCTGCTGGGATTGCGATAGGCATTCTTCCTATACGTGACATGCCGTCTACCTCCTTAAATTCATCGTGGGGCTTTCGCCCCATGTTTTCAGGTTATAAATTACCAAACAAATGCCAAAACTTCACCACCAACGCCAAGCTCTCTAGCCTTCTTGTCTGTGATTACGCCCTGATTTGTTGAAATAATTGCTGTTCCAAGTCCACCCAATACTCTAGGTAACTCTTCCTTGTTTGCATAAATACGAAGACCTGGCTTAGAAATTCTCTTGATGCCACTGATGATTCTTTCTGTCTTATCTGCATTGTACTTTAATGTGATGCGGATTGTCTGGAAAGCACCGTCTTCAATGAGTTCATATTTCTTTACGTAACCTTCATCGACCAAAATGTTAGCGATAGCTACTTTCATCTTTGATGAAGGAATGTCAACTACGTCGTGCTTTGCAGTATTTGCATTACGAATTCTTGTCAGCATATCTGCAATCGGATCGCTCATTGTCATGGATATTGCCTCCTTAAAATTAATCTAAATTATATTCTTCACACCGCCTTGTGCCGTGTGCTTATAGCCTCTGTTTACCAGCTTGCTTTCTTGACACCTGGAATCTGTCCCTTGTAAGCTAACTCACGGAAGCAAATTCTGCAGATACCATATTTTCTAAGATAAGCGTGTGGACGACCACAGATCTTACATCTGTTGTACTCTCTTGTAGAGAACTTCGCTGGGCGTGCCTGCTTAATCTTCATCGAAGTCTTTGCCATGGATATCCCTCCTGATTATTTTGCAAATGGCATATTGAATAATGTCAAAAGTTCACGTGCTTCTTCATCTGTGTTCGCTGTTGTAACGAAGATAACGTCCATACCACGAACCTTGTCTACCTTATCGTACTCAATCTCAGGGAAAATCAACTGCTCCTTGATGCCAAGTGCATAGTTTCCTCTGCCATCAAATGCGTTAGGATTTACACCTCTAAAGTCACGTACACGAGGTAATGCAAGGTTGATCAAGCGATCTGCAAACTCGTACATCTTATCTCCACGAAGAGTTACCTTACATCCGATTGGCATACCCTCTCTCAACTTGAAGTTTGCGATTGACTTCTTAGACTTTGTAACCACTGGCTTCTGTCCGGAGATGATCTCTAAATCTCTGATTGCGGAATCAAGAATCTTTGCGTTCTCCTTAGCCTCACCGACACCCATGTTGATGACGATTTTGTCAAGCTTTGGAACCTGCATCATATTCTTATAACCGAACTTCTCTGTCATCTTTGCGACGATTTCGTTCTTATATGTATCTCTAAGTCTTGCCACTTTTCTTCCTCCTCTCCGAATTAGTTGATTGTCTTTCCGGTCTTCTTAGCAAAGCGAACCTTTTTGTCGCCTTCCATTCTAAAGCCAACTCTTGTTGCCTGGCCATCAACCACAAGCATAACATTAGAAATGCTTACTGCACCCTCTTTTGTTACAATTCCGCCCTGCTGATTTGCTGCATTTGGCTTAGTGTGCTTTGTCTGCATATTGCAGCCTTCAACAACAACCTTGTTCTTCTTAGTGTCTACGCTTAAAACTTTACCTGTCTTGTCTCTATCCTTACCTGATATAATCTTTACCAGATCGTCTTTTTTAATTTTATGCACAGTAGACACCTCCTTATAATACTTCCGGAGCAAGAGATACAATTTTCATGAAGTGCTTTTCACGAAGCTCTCTAGCAACCGGTCCAAAGATACGAGTTCCCTTTGGAGTCTTGTCATCTTTGATAATTACTGCTGCATTCTCATCGAATCTAATGTATGAACCGTCCTTACGACGAGTGCTGTTTACTGTTCTTACAACAACAGCCTTAACAACATCGCCCTTCTTTACAACGCCACCTGGTGTTGCATCTTTGACGGAAGCGACGATTACATCGCCGATATGAGCATATCTTCTTGTTGAACCACCCATAACACGGATGCAAAGCAATTCCTTTGCTCCAGTATTATCAGCGACCTTCAATCTTGTTTCCTGCTGGATCATGCTGAATACTCCCTTCCTAACGAATATTATTTTGCCTTCTCAATAATCTCTACAAGTCTCCATCTCTTATCCTTAGAGATTGGTCTTGTCTCCATAATCTTTACTGTATCGCCGATGCCACACTCATTCTTCTCATCATGTGCCTTGAACTTCACAGTCTTCTTAACGATCTTACCGTATAGAGGATGCTTTACATGATCCTCAATCGCAACAGTGATTGTCTTGTCCATCTTGTCACTGACAACCTTGCCGATTCGTGTTTTTCTAAGATTTCTCTCCACGTTCTATCTCCTTCCGGCTTACGCCATCTTCGCATTCTCAGTAATAACTGTCTGAATTCTCGCAATGTTCTTACGAACCTGGGTAATCTTGGCTGTATTGTCAAGCTGACTTGTTGCGTTTTGGAAACGCAAGTTAAACAGCTCTTTCTTAGCGGAAACTAATTCTTCTTTTAACTCTGCTACTGTCTTACCCTTTAATTCATTCACATACTTATTAGTTTTCACTCTTCTCACCGCCTTCTAAATCTGCCTTGGAAACGATCTTGCATCTGCAAGGAAGTTTGTGCATTGCCAGACGAAGTGCCTCTCTTGCTGTGTCCTCAGGAACGCCAGCAATCTCAAATAACACACGGCCTGGTTTAACAACTGCTACCCAATACTCTGTTGAACCTTTTCCTGAACCCATTCGAGTCTCAGCAGGCTTTGCTGTGACTGGCTTATCTGGGAAGATCTTGATCCAAACTTTACCACCACGCTTGATATAACGTGTCATAGCAACTCTGGCTGCCTCGATCTGATTTGATCTGATCCAGCAAGGATCAAGAGAAACTAAACCGAATTCACCATTGGAAATCTTATTTCCTCTAAGCGCCTTACCAGCCATAGATCCACGGAACTGCTTTCTGCGCTTTACTCTCTTAGGCATTAACATATTACTTTACGCTCCCTTCCTTTGTATTTGACTTTGCTGGAAGTATTTCGCCCTTATAGATCCAAACTTTAACTCCAACCTTACCGTATGTGGTATTTGCCTCAGCAAAACCATAATCAATGTCTGCACGAAGTGTCTGAAGTGGAATGGTACCCTCTGAGTAGAACTCTGTACGAGCCATATCAGCACCACCAAGACGACCTGAACAGCAAGTCTTGATACCAAGTACACCTGACTTCATACTTCTGCTCATTGTTGACTTCATTGCTCTACGGAAAGCAATACGATTTTCCAACTGCTGTGCAATGGACTCTGCAACTAACTGTGCATCTCTATCTGGTCTCTTAATTTCCTTAATGTCAATAAATACCTTCCTTGTTGTGTACTTACTAACTTCTACCTTTAACTTCTCAATCTCTGCGCCGCCCTTACCAATGACAACACCTGGCTTAGCTGTGTGAATAATGATCTTCACTTTGTCTGACGCACGCTCAATTTCAATATCTGAAACACCGGCACTGTACAGCTTCTTCTTTAAGAATTTTCTGATGTTGTAATCTTCAACGAGATAATCAGCAAAATCAGCTTCTGCGTACCATCTTGAGCCCCAGTCTTTGATAACACCGACTCTAATGCCATGTGGATTAACTTTCTGTCCCATTTTTTGCCTCCTCTAATTATCTTTCGTCAAGTATTACAGTGATATTGCTCATTCTCTTCTCAATTCTATAAGCTCTACCCTGTGCTCTTGGTTTTACTCTCTTCATAATTGGACCATCGCTTGCGAAGCACTCTGCAACATAAAGTCTCTCTGGGTCCATATGATTGTTATTCTCAGCATTTGCAACAGCTGAACTTAATAACTTCTCGATAACGCTTGAAGCATATCTAGGATTGTATGTTACGATAGCCAATGCCTCAGCAATATTCTTTCCACGAATTGCATCCAAAACAAAACATGCCTTCTGCACTGGTACTCTAGCATAAGAAAGCTTTGCAGACGGTCTCTTATCCTTTACTGCATTTCTTTCTCTCTTAAACTGGGATCTATGTCCTTTAGCCATTGATGAAACCTCCTTTCAAACCTTTCTTATTATCTTGCTGCCTTCTTATCGTCGCCCTTATGACCTCTGTAAGTTCTTGTCGCTACGAACTCACCAAGCTTATGTCCAACCATATCCTCTGTAACATATACTGGAACATGCTTTCTGCCATCATGAACTGCGATTGTGTGGCCTAACATCTGTGGGAAGATTGTAGAACGACGAGACCAAGTCTTGATAACACTCTTATCATTGCTCTTGTTCATCTCATCGACTTTCTTTAATAAACTCGCATCTGCGAATGGTCCCTTTTTAAGTGAACGTGACATTTGTCTTCTCTCCTCCTTTATTTCGTAGCGCCCTTACCGTCTCTTCTTCTTACGATAAGCTTGCTTGACTGCTTCTTGTTATTTCTTGTCTTAAGGCCAAGAGCTGGCTTGCCCCAAGGTGTAACAGGGCCTGGACGACCAATTCCTGTCTTACCTTCACCACCACCATGTGGATGGTCATTAGGGTTCATAACAGATCCACGAACTGTAGGTCTAATACCCATATTTCTCTTTCTTCCGGCCTTACCAATCTTTACAAGAGAGTGCTCACCATTGCCTACAACACCAATTGTTGCACGGCAGATCATTGGAACCATACGCATCTCGCCTGATGGAAGACGAAGTGTTGCGTACTTACCTTCCTTTGCCATAAGCTGAGCTGCATTACCAGCAGAACGAACGAGCTGTCCGCCCTTTCCTGGATAGAGCTCGATATTGTGAATCTGTGTACCAACTGGGATGTCAGCAAGCTGTAAACAGTTACCAACCTTTGCCTCTGCTGTGGAACCATTCATCACTGTCATACCAACCTTAAGTCCCTCTGGAGCAAGGATGTATGCCTTAGCACCATCTGCATAGCAGATCAATGCAATATTTGCTGTTCTATTTGGATCATACTCGATTGTAACAACCTTAGCTGGAATACCGTCCTTGGCATTTCTCTTAAAGTCGATCAATCTATATTTTCTTCTGGAGCCGCCTCCATGATGTCTTACTGTAATCTTACCCTGGTTATTACGTCCTGCATGCTTCTTCAATGAAAC
This region of Lachnospiraceae bacterium oral taxon 096 genomic DNA includes:
- the rpsS gene encoding 30S ribosomal protein S19 codes for the protein MSRSLKKGPFADASLLKKVDEMNKSNDKSVIKTWSRRSTIFPQMLGHTIAVHDGRKHVPVYVTEDMVGHKLGEFVATRTYRGHKGDDKKAAR
- the rpsC gene encoding 30S ribosomal protein S3, whose amino-acid sequence is MGQKVNPHGIRVGVIKDWGSRWYAEADFADYLVEDYNIRKFLKKKLYSAGVSDIEIERASDKVKIIIHTAKPGVVIGKGGAEIEKLKVEVSKYTTRKVFIDIKEIKRPDRDAQLVAESIAQQLENRIAFRRAMKSTMSRSMKSGVLGIKTCCSGRLGGADMARTEFYSEGTIPLQTLRADIDYGFAEANTTYGKVGVKVWIYKGEILPAKSNTKEGSVK
- the rplB gene encoding 50S ribosomal protein L2; the protein is MGIKKYGPYTPSRRNMTGLDFVEITKSTPEKSLVVSLKKHAGRNNQGKITVRHHGGGSRRKYRLIDFKRNAKDGIPAKVVTIEYDPNRTANIALICYADGAKAYILAPEGLKVGMTVMNGSTAEAKVGNCLQLADIPVGTQIHNIELYPGKGGQLVRSAGNAAQLMAKEGKYATLRLPSGEMRMVPMICRATIGVVGNGEHSLVKIGKAGRKRNMGIRPTVRGSVMNPNDHPHGGGEGKTGIGRPGPVTPWGKPALGLKTRNNKKQSSKLIVRRRDGKGATK
- the rplV gene encoding 50S ribosomal protein L22 encodes the protein MAKGHRSQFKRERNAVKDKRPSAKLSYARVPVQKACFVLDAIRGKNIAEALAIVTYNPRYASSVIEKLLSSAVANAENNNHMDPERLYVAECFASDGPIMKRVKPRAQGRAYRIEKRMSNITVILDER
- the rplP gene encoding 50S ribosomal protein L16, encoding MLMPKRVKRRKQFRGSMAGKALRGNKISNGEFGLVSLDPCWIRSNQIEAARVAMTRYIKRGGKVWIKIFPDKPVTAKPAETRMGSGKGSTEYWVAVVKPGRVLFEIAGVPEDTAREALRLAMHKLPCRCKIVSKADLEGGEKSEN